Proteins encoded together in one Catellatospora citrea window:
- a CDS encoding fibronectin type III domain-containing protein, with the protein MRHRGLRKAVGTLLATGLLTGAAVALTATAALAIPPSCDDPEPPPICFEDPDPPVGHDPWGTVVNTRRVPGGVWVTGYAYDPDGPGITATMQINNTVVANLVANLPEPELGNAGFEGVIPAVRGNQVCGIARNVGPGNDGTINCDGAYIPFEPYGSLDAVALQGTQVSFAGWAIDPDIAGPVLVDVYQDGALARTVTADVHRPDVGAAHWRYGDYHGFNALVPERPTDGVHTLCAVARHVVGTGGAETDTQLGCKTYTVRHNPTGTLDTVTRSGATVTARGTATDPDVPAEPTSVHIYHDGAFATEVVAAAGDDAYTATIPATMTSGSHTICAYAINRGLGTVNTPLGCRDYSVPAPLAPPTISHRWLESTKVDIDWTRPHASVTGYRMEQSVDGGPYNVVANPAASALTYLARGLTPWTQYCFRLVAINDISESSVVDCVRTLHEALPATTAITFPQRTETTITVSWQDNAENETSHLIDVYDMANGTYVQSLTTSGHPGVGLRSHTVTGLASGRQYAISVRAHHPDYEDRNRSGLGVWTVGPPVVGSFTANPTAVQACVAQNVTLKFDVTDVHRVVVKRGSTVVFDNTTANGAFHQTISGGSNDGNVTYTLTAYSLGGQTTTRTATVQRTSSLTLVKQVRFTNWGQRQFQLAFVDLQGNVLEYLGNVSPTQTTTISVGHCVARRIMAFDAIDLQPVYDWTVLGHSDGGVYDQSGNRVG; encoded by the coding sequence ATGCGTCATCGAGGACTGCGCAAGGCGGTGGGAACGCTGCTGGCCACCGGTCTGCTCACCGGCGCGGCAGTGGCGCTCACCGCCACCGCCGCGCTCGCGATCCCGCCCAGCTGCGACGATCCCGAACCGCCACCGATCTGTTTCGAGGACCCCGATCCGCCGGTCGGCCACGACCCGTGGGGCACCGTGGTCAACACCCGCCGGGTGCCCGGCGGCGTCTGGGTCACCGGCTACGCCTACGACCCCGACGGCCCGGGCATCACCGCCACCATGCAGATCAACAACACCGTCGTGGCGAACCTGGTCGCCAACCTGCCCGAGCCCGAGCTGGGCAACGCGGGCTTCGAGGGCGTCATCCCGGCCGTCCGCGGCAACCAGGTCTGCGGCATCGCCCGCAACGTCGGCCCCGGCAACGACGGCACGATCAACTGCGACGGCGCCTACATCCCCTTCGAGCCGTACGGCTCGCTGGACGCGGTCGCGCTACAGGGCACCCAGGTGTCCTTCGCCGGCTGGGCCATCGACCCGGACATCGCCGGACCGGTGCTGGTCGACGTCTACCAGGACGGCGCCCTCGCCCGCACGGTGACCGCCGACGTGCACCGCCCCGACGTCGGCGCGGCCCACTGGCGCTACGGCGACTACCACGGCTTCAACGCCCTGGTGCCCGAGCGGCCGACCGACGGCGTGCACACCCTGTGCGCGGTCGCCCGGCACGTGGTCGGGACCGGCGGCGCGGAGACCGACACCCAGCTCGGCTGCAAGACGTACACGGTGCGGCACAACCCGACCGGCACCCTGGACACGGTCACCCGGTCCGGCGCCACCGTCACCGCCCGCGGCACGGCGACCGACCCGGACGTGCCGGCCGAGCCGACCAGCGTGCACATCTACCACGACGGCGCGTTCGCCACCGAGGTCGTCGCGGCGGCCGGCGACGACGCGTACACGGCGACGATCCCGGCGACCATGACGTCGGGCAGCCACACCATCTGCGCCTACGCCATCAACCGCGGGCTGGGCACGGTCAACACCCCGCTGGGCTGCCGCGACTACAGCGTGCCGGCCCCGCTGGCCCCGCCGACGATCAGCCACCGGTGGCTGGAGTCGACCAAGGTCGACATCGACTGGACCCGGCCGCACGCCAGCGTCACCGGCTACCGGATGGAGCAGTCGGTCGACGGCGGCCCGTACAACGTCGTGGCCAACCCGGCGGCGAGCGCGCTGACCTACCTCGCCCGCGGCCTGACCCCGTGGACGCAGTACTGCTTCCGGCTCGTGGCGATCAACGACATCAGCGAGTCCTCGGTGGTGGACTGCGTACGCACGCTGCACGAGGCGCTGCCGGCGACCACCGCCATCACCTTCCCGCAGCGCACCGAGACCACCATCACGGTGTCCTGGCAGGACAACGCCGAGAACGAGACGTCACACCTCATCGACGTCTACGACATGGCGAACGGAACCTACGTGCAGAGCCTGACCACGTCCGGACACCCCGGGGTCGGTCTGCGCAGCCACACGGTGACCGGGCTGGCCTCCGGTCGGCAGTACGCGATCAGCGTCCGGGCCCACCACCCGGACTACGAGGACCGCAACCGGTCCGGGCTGGGCGTCTGGACGGTAGGCCCGCCGGTCGTCGGGTCCTTCACGGCCAACCCGACGGCGGTGCAGGCCTGCGTCGCGCAGAACGTGACGCTGAAGTTCGACGTGACCGACGTGCACCGGGTGGTGGTCAAGCGCGGCTCGACCGTGGTGTTCGACAACACCACGGCCAACGGGGCGTTCCACCAGACGATCTCCGGCGGCTCCAACGACGGCAACGTCACCTACACGCTGACGGCGTACAGCCTGGGCGGGCAGACCACCACCCGGACCGCGACCGTACAGCGGACCAGCAGCCTCACGCTGGTCAAGCAGGTCCGGTTCACCAACTGGGGGCAGCGCCAGTTCCAGCTCGCCTTCGTCGACCTGCAGGGCAACGTCCTGGAGTATCTGGGCAACGTGTCCCCGACCCAGACGACGACCATCAGCGTCGGCCATTGCGTCGCACGCCGGATCATGGCGTTCGACGCGATCGACCTGCAGCCGGTCTATGACTGGACGGTGCTCGGGCACAGCGACGGCGGCGTCTACGACCAGTCGGGCAACCGGGTGGGCTGA
- a CDS encoding TetR/AcrR family transcriptional regulator, protein MRRPNAMDTVPPRRRRAGREQLLAAALRLFLRDGIQATSLQDIANASGVTKAGLYYHYKTKDEIVLDVLKPLLDALPAVTRRAEAHRTHAAQVDEVLGGLIEIALDERAGFAVLVNDPYLTQLLSQQPSMRQWWDDTAALLLGPDPDDQTRIGLAMFINGLPGASRDPAMAPLDDRSRRSHLLECGRRLLRPATGT, encoded by the coding sequence GTGAGGAGACCGAACGCGATGGACACCGTGCCGCCGCGGCGCCGCCGCGCCGGCCGCGAACAGCTGCTCGCCGCCGCGCTGCGGCTGTTCCTCCGCGACGGGATCCAGGCCACGTCGCTGCAGGACATCGCCAACGCGTCCGGGGTGACCAAGGCCGGCCTGTACTACCACTACAAGACCAAGGACGAGATCGTCCTGGACGTCCTCAAGCCGCTGCTCGACGCCCTGCCGGCCGTCACCCGCCGCGCCGAGGCCCACCGCACGCACGCCGCGCAGGTCGACGAGGTCCTCGGCGGGCTCATCGAGATCGCGCTGGACGAGCGCGCCGGCTTCGCCGTGCTGGTGAACGACCCCTACCTCACGCAACTGCTCAGCCAGCAGCCCTCCATGCGCCAGTGGTGGGACGACACCGCCGCACTGCTCCTCGGACCGGACCCGGACGACCAGACCCGGATCGGTCTGGCCATGTTCATCAACGGCTTGCCCGGTGCCAGCCGCGACCCGGCGATGGCCCCGCTCGACGACCGCTCGCGTCGGAGCCACCTGCTCGAATGCGGCCGCCGGCTGTTGCGGCCGGCCACCGGGACGTGA
- a CDS encoding MMPL family transporter, with translation MATLLYRLGRFSFRRRGLVTALWLVLLAGLGFGAATLSGPTSNAFSIPGTESTQAITVLREKMGVGADDASAQVVFTAAGGARLTDPDQQAAITDAVAALRAAPRVAQVGDPFQSRTVSPDQRTAFASVTYSVAPGDLTDADRQGLYAAGRTAQAAGVGVEFGGTATQQQSEGGASEGIGIAVAAFILLITFGSLVAAGLPLLTALLGVGFGMAGIQIATGFFDLSTSTSALATMLGLAVAIDYALFVVSRFRHELADGHDPEQAAGRAAGTAGSAVVFAGLTVIIALVALSVTGIPFLTAMGVAAAGTVAVAVAITLSLVPALLGFAGPRILTADNRKGIGRHRSSATMPMGGRWARGVLRHRLPALLLALGVAGVMAVPALDLNLALPDDSTAAVDSTQRKAYDQLSSGFGAGFNGPLLLVVQDSLGDVSTAAEQAQQAVSRLPDVAVVTPPTINTARDTAMLTVIPRSGPGTQATKDLVAAIRDHAPAVAASTGADLSVTGATAVNIDVSDKLTAALIPYLAIVVGLAFVLLMLVFRSVLVPLKATVGFLISVAAAFGALVAVFQWGWLADLFGIESTGPIVSVMPIFLIGVLFGLAMDYEVFLVTRTREEYVHGATPDEAIVTGTRHGARVVTAAALIMISVFAGFILTDDTIVKSLGFALAVGVAVDAFLVRMTIVPAVLSLLGRAAWWLPGWIDRILPDVDVEGEQLTRRLAAERPPAAAAPPERQTAAAPAEAPAVAAAPYAEPAVERELVAV, from the coding sequence ATGGCAACCCTGCTGTACCGGCTGGGCCGGTTCTCCTTCCGCCGCCGCGGCCTGGTCACCGCGCTGTGGCTGGTGCTGCTCGCCGGTCTGGGCTTCGGCGCGGCGACGCTGTCCGGGCCGACCAGCAACGCGTTCAGCATCCCGGGCACGGAGTCCACGCAGGCCATCACCGTGCTGCGCGAGAAGATGGGCGTCGGCGCCGACGACGCGAGCGCGCAGGTGGTGTTCACCGCCGCCGGCGGCGCGAGGTTGACCGACCCCGACCAGCAGGCCGCGATCACCGACGCCGTGGCGGCGCTGCGGGCCGCGCCGCGGGTGGCCCAGGTCGGCGACCCGTTCCAGAGCCGGACCGTCTCCCCCGATCAGCGCACGGCGTTCGCGTCGGTGACCTACTCGGTGGCGCCCGGCGACCTGACCGACGCCGACCGGCAGGGGCTGTACGCCGCCGGCCGCACCGCGCAGGCCGCCGGTGTCGGCGTCGAGTTCGGCGGCACCGCCACCCAGCAGCAGTCCGAGGGTGGCGCGTCGGAGGGCATCGGCATCGCCGTGGCCGCGTTCATCCTGCTCATCACGTTCGGTTCGCTGGTCGCGGCGGGCCTGCCGCTGCTGACCGCGCTGCTGGGCGTCGGCTTCGGCATGGCCGGCATCCAGATCGCGACCGGGTTCTTCGACCTGTCGACGTCGACCTCCGCACTGGCGACCATGCTGGGCCTGGCCGTGGCCATCGACTATGCGCTGTTCGTCGTCTCGCGGTTCCGCCACGAACTGGCCGACGGCCACGACCCCGAACAGGCCGCCGGACGCGCCGCGGGCACCGCGGGGTCCGCGGTGGTGTTCGCGGGGCTCACCGTCATCATCGCGCTGGTCGCGCTCTCGGTCACCGGCATCCCGTTCCTCACCGCGATGGGCGTGGCCGCGGCGGGCACGGTGGCGGTCGCCGTGGCGATCACGCTGAGCCTGGTGCCGGCACTGCTCGGCTTCGCCGGACCCAGGATCCTGACCGCCGACAACCGCAAGGGCATCGGCCGGCACCGCTCGTCGGCCACGATGCCGATGGGCGGGCGGTGGGCCCGCGGCGTCCTGCGCCACCGTTTGCCCGCGCTGCTGCTGGCGCTGGGCGTGGCCGGTGTCATGGCCGTCCCGGCGCTCGACCTGAACCTCGCCCTGCCCGACGACAGCACCGCCGCCGTCGACTCCACCCAGCGCAAGGCGTACGACCAGCTCAGCTCCGGCTTCGGCGCCGGGTTCAACGGCCCGCTGCTGCTGGTCGTGCAGGATTCACTCGGCGACGTCAGCACCGCCGCCGAGCAGGCGCAGCAGGCCGTCTCGCGCCTGCCCGACGTCGCCGTGGTCACCCCGCCGACGATCAACACCGCCCGTGACACGGCCATGCTGACCGTCATCCCGCGAAGCGGCCCCGGCACCCAGGCGACCAAGGACCTCGTCGCGGCGATCCGCGACCATGCCCCCGCGGTGGCCGCGTCCACCGGCGCGGATCTGTCCGTCACCGGTGCCACCGCGGTCAACATCGACGTGTCCGACAAGCTGACCGCAGCCCTCATCCCGTATCTGGCGATCGTGGTCGGGCTGGCGTTCGTGCTGCTCATGCTGGTGTTCCGCAGCGTACTGGTGCCGCTGAAGGCCACCGTCGGATTCCTGATCAGCGTCGCGGCCGCGTTCGGCGCCCTGGTGGCGGTGTTCCAGTGGGGTTGGCTGGCCGACCTGTTCGGGATCGAGTCCACCGGACCGATCGTCAGCGTCATGCCGATCTTCCTGATCGGCGTGCTGTTCGGCCTCGCCATGGACTACGAGGTCTTCCTCGTCACCCGCACCCGCGAGGAGTACGTGCACGGCGCCACCCCCGACGAGGCGATCGTCACCGGCACCCGCCACGGCGCCCGCGTCGTCACCGCCGCCGCACTCATCATGATCTCGGTATTCGCCGGGTTCATCCTCACCGACGACACCATCGTCAAGTCGCTGGGCTTCGCCCTGGCCGTCGGTGTCGCCGTGGACGCGTTCCTGGTCCGCATGACCATCGTCCCGGCGGTCCTGTCGCTGCTGGGCAGGGCAGCCTGGTGGCTGCCCGGGTGGATCGACCGGATCCTGCCCGACGTCGACGTCGAAGGCGAACAGCTGACCCGCCGGTTGGCCGCCGAACGGCCCCCTGCCGCGGCCGCGCCACCCGAGCGGCAGACCGCTGCCGCACCGGCCGAGGCGCCTGCCGTCGCGGCTGCGCCGTACGCCGAGCCGGCAGTCGAACGCGAGTTGGTCGCGGTCTGA
- a CDS encoding Xaa-Pro dipeptidyl-peptidase, with translation MRFTHRVTLVLALLSAALPVSTAGASAAPTAALAQIEERVYVESGVDSNGDGRLDRIAIDIARPSTGGPVPVVFEQSPYRNGLANAANHGVNVSALPQENLFGLSPGASPTAGAGVSVARPVPDLPDWYDDYFVPKGYAVVLGHSLGTGASDGCPTSGDMQETRATTAVVDWLNGRARGFNASGAQVTASWSTGNVGMIGVSYNGTLPNMAAATGVAGLRAIVPISAISSWYDYYRANGLVVAPGGYQGEDADVLARAVVDRTDCTSRINQIETDQDRVTGDWKQFWADRDYVGKADKVTAGVFVIHGQSDWNVKGQHYAQWWDALRANNVPRKIWLHNGGHGTTSRADYRATVERWFEYFLKGIDNGILTEPRAEVQFKDGAWRQYADWPNPGAAEAVFKLDAASTTAPGGLTLGTPTGTSAQSLTDNGRTSTATTLVANPDSTNGSRLVYRTGNLAAAVTLTGSPRVSLRLAVTNRNDANVTALLVDYGGTGTSTTPVIVTRGWIDPQNRNSRATSEKVVQGTEYALNFTMQPKDYVFAAGHRIGLVVISTDYDYTLRPPAGAVLRLNPVGSTLTIAQTGLATGNDYAVSVSPTAGATNPGGTLSATVSTAVTSGSGQSVALSAAGLPAGVTASFNPSTVTAGGSSALTLSTTASVAPGTYPITVTGTGTGATRTAVYALTVNGTGGCRATNPVDVAIPDAGAAVESTIAVSGCPGTASPTSTAEVHIVHPYRGDLVVSLVAPDGSSYSLSNRSGGSADDIHQTFTVNLSGETANGTWRLRVQDAAAADVGRIDTWTLTLGT, from the coding sequence ATGCGGTTCACCCACCGCGTAACGCTCGTGCTCGCACTGCTCTCAGCCGCGCTCCCGGTGTCGACCGCCGGTGCGAGCGCGGCGCCGACGGCCGCGCTCGCCCAGATCGAGGAGCGGGTCTACGTCGAGTCCGGCGTCGACTCCAACGGCGACGGCCGGCTCGACCGGATCGCCATCGACATCGCCCGGCCATCGACAGGCGGGCCGGTCCCCGTGGTGTTCGAGCAGAGTCCGTACCGCAACGGCCTGGCCAACGCCGCCAACCACGGCGTGAACGTGAGCGCCCTGCCGCAGGAGAACCTGTTCGGGTTGAGCCCGGGCGCATCGCCCACGGCCGGAGCGGGCGTCAGCGTCGCCCGGCCGGTGCCGGACCTGCCTGACTGGTACGACGACTACTTCGTGCCCAAGGGATACGCGGTCGTGCTCGGCCACAGCCTCGGCACCGGCGCCTCCGACGGCTGCCCGACCAGTGGAGACATGCAGGAGACGCGGGCCACCACCGCGGTCGTCGACTGGCTCAACGGTCGTGCCCGCGGCTTCAACGCATCAGGCGCCCAGGTGACGGCTTCCTGGAGCACCGGCAACGTCGGCATGATCGGCGTCTCGTACAACGGCACGCTGCCGAACATGGCCGCCGCCACCGGCGTCGCCGGGCTCAGGGCGATCGTGCCGATCTCGGCGATCTCCAGCTGGTACGACTACTACCGGGCCAACGGGCTCGTCGTCGCCCCGGGCGGATACCAGGGCGAGGACGCCGACGTGCTGGCCCGTGCGGTGGTCGACCGGACCGACTGCACGAGCCGCATCAACCAGATCGAGACCGACCAGGACCGGGTGACCGGCGACTGGAAGCAGTTCTGGGCCGACCGGGACTACGTCGGCAAGGCCGACAAGGTCACCGCGGGCGTGTTCGTCATCCACGGCCAGTCCGACTGGAACGTCAAGGGCCAGCACTACGCGCAGTGGTGGGACGCGCTGCGGGCCAACAACGTGCCGCGCAAGATCTGGCTGCACAACGGCGGCCACGGCACGACCTCGCGCGCCGACTACAGGGCCACGGTCGAGCGCTGGTTCGAGTACTTCCTCAAGGGAATCGACAACGGCATCCTCACCGAACCCCGGGCCGAGGTGCAGTTCAAGGACGGCGCCTGGCGCCAGTACGCCGACTGGCCCAACCCCGGCGCCGCCGAGGCCGTGTTCAAGCTCGACGCGGCCTCGACCACCGCACCCGGCGGGCTGACCCTCGGCACGCCGACCGGCACCTCGGCCCAGTCGCTCACCGACAACGGGCGGACCAGCACGGCGACGACACTGGTCGCGAACCCGGACAGTACGAACGGCAGCCGGCTGGTCTACCGGACCGGCAACCTCGCCGCCGCGGTCACGCTGACCGGCTCGCCCCGCGTCTCGCTCCGGCTCGCCGTCACCAACCGCAACGACGCCAACGTCACCGCGCTGCTGGTCGACTACGGCGGCACGGGCACCAGCACCACCCCCGTGATCGTCACCCGCGGCTGGATCGACCCGCAGAACCGCAACAGCCGCGCCACCAGCGAGAAGGTCGTGCAGGGCACGGAGTACGCGCTGAACTTCACCATGCAGCCCAAGGACTACGTGTTCGCGGCCGGGCACCGGATCGGCCTCGTGGTGATCTCCACCGACTACGACTACACGCTGCGCCCGCCGGCTGGGGCCGTGCTGCGGCTCAACCCGGTCGGCAGCACCCTGACGATCGCGCAGACCGGCCTGGCCACCGGCAACGACTACGCGGTCTCGGTGTCGCCGACTGCGGGCGCGACCAACCCGGGCGGCACCCTGAGCGCGACGGTCAGCACAGCGGTGACCAGCGGTTCCGGGCAGAGCGTGGCGCTGTCGGCGGCCGGGCTGCCGGCGGGGGTGACCGCGTCGTTCAACCCGTCGACCGTGACGGCGGGCGGCAGCTCCGCGCTGACCCTGAGCACCACCGCATCGGTCGCGCCGGGCACGTACCCGATCACCGTCACCGGCACGGGCACCGGCGCCACCCGCACCGCGGTGTACGCGCTCACCGTCAACGGGACCGGCGGCTGCCGGGCCACCAACCCGGTCGATGTGGCGATCCCCGACGCCGGGGCCGCGGTGGAGAGCACGATCGCCGTCAGCGGCTGCCCGGGCACGGCCTCGCCGACGTCGACGGCGGAGGTGCACATCGTCCACCCGTACCGCGGTGATCTCGTCGTCAGCCTGGTCGCGCCGGACGGGTCGAGCTACTCGCTGAGCAATCGCTCCGGCGGCAGCGCCGACGACATCCACCAGACCTTCACCGTGAACCTGTCCGGCGAGACCGCCAACGGCACGTGGCGGCTGCGCGTCCAGGACGCCGCGGCCGCCGACGTCGGCCGGATCGACACCTGGACGCTGACCCTCGGCACATAG
- a CDS encoding Rieske (2Fe-2S) protein: MGATRRTLLTCAGAAAAGGLAGAHGATAAPGSATPAADPIALGPATEIPVGGGKVYSAAMVVVTQPAAGEFKAFTSTCTHWGCQVSAVEDDQIICRCHGSRFSATDGSVVLGPATLPLGPVAVTVEDGQLTLG; the protein is encoded by the coding sequence ATGGGCGCGACACGACGAACACTGCTGACCTGTGCAGGGGCAGCAGCAGCAGGGGGTCTGGCAGGTGCTCACGGCGCGACCGCCGCACCTGGTTCCGCCACGCCTGCGGCTGATCCCATCGCACTCGGGCCGGCCACCGAGATCCCGGTCGGCGGAGGCAAGGTCTACAGCGCCGCGATGGTCGTCGTCACCCAACCCGCAGCGGGCGAGTTCAAGGCGTTCACGTCAACCTGCACGCACTGGGGCTGCCAGGTCAGCGCCGTGGAGGACGACCAGATCATCTGCCGCTGTCACGGCAGTCGCTTCTCCGCGACCGACGGCTCGGTCGTACTGGGCCCCGCCACGCTACCTCTCGGCCCGGTGGCCGTCACCGTCGAGGACGGCCAGCTAACCCTCGGCTGA
- a CDS encoding RNA polymerase subunit sigma-70, with product MSADTRQEQPVSDLSQIDESAFTGLAERHRRELHVHCYRMLGSFEDAEDTVQETFLRAWRRRETYQGRSTFRAWLYRIATNACLDLLAKSRPEPATGGEVLWLQPYPDRLLDELPASDTDDPETAAVARETIELAYLVAVQHLAPRPRAVLILRDVVGWPAKDVAELLGDSVNSVNSALQRARAGLREHLPAERQDWTGGEEDPGTRELVRRYADACVATDIAAITALLRDDVRCSMPPTPGLHVGRDTVVNDWIESGFEGMQHLRAVLTSVNRQPAVAVYHRREQEGAYLPLTIDVLRVAGGAITEIVTFHDDRFPGLGLPESLPADRIA from the coding sequence ATGAGTGCGGATACACGGCAGGAGCAGCCAGTGAGCGACCTGAGCCAGATCGACGAGTCGGCCTTCACCGGGCTGGCGGAACGGCACCGGCGGGAACTTCACGTGCACTGCTACCGGATGCTCGGCTCGTTCGAGGACGCCGAGGACACCGTGCAGGAGACGTTCCTGCGTGCCTGGCGGCGGCGGGAGACCTACCAGGGGCGGTCGACGTTCCGGGCCTGGCTGTACCGCATCGCCACCAACGCCTGCCTGGACCTGCTCGCCAAAAGCCGCCCGGAGCCCGCGACCGGGGGCGAGGTGCTGTGGCTGCAGCCCTACCCGGACCGGCTGCTCGACGAACTGCCCGCGAGCGACACGGACGACCCGGAGACCGCCGCCGTCGCGCGAGAGACGATCGAGCTGGCGTACCTGGTCGCCGTCCAGCACCTCGCGCCGCGCCCCCGGGCCGTGCTGATCCTGCGCGACGTGGTCGGCTGGCCGGCCAAAGACGTCGCGGAACTCCTCGGCGACTCCGTCAACTCCGTGAACAGCGCGCTGCAGCGAGCCCGCGCCGGCCTGCGGGAGCACCTGCCCGCCGAGCGGCAGGACTGGACCGGGGGCGAGGAGGACCCCGGGACACGCGAGCTGGTGCGCCGCTACGCCGACGCCTGCGTGGCCACGGACATCGCCGCGATCACCGCACTGCTACGCGACGACGTCCGCTGCTCGATGCCGCCCACCCCGGGCCTGCACGTCGGCCGCGACACGGTGGTCAACGACTGGATCGAGAGCGGCTTCGAGGGCATGCAGCACCTGCGCGCCGTCCTCACCTCCGTGAACCGGCAGCCCGCGGTCGCCGTCTACCACCGGCGGGAGCAGGAGGGCGCATACCTGCCGCTGACGATCGACGTCCTGCGCGTCGCCGGCGGGGCGATCACCGAGATCGTCACGTTCCACGACGACCGGTTCCCGGGGCTCGGGCTGCCGGAAAGCCTGCCCGCGGACCGCATCGCATAG
- a CDS encoding DUF6069 family protein: MNSMNDIGVGVGHAHGLRRLAGAGLLATLAAVVATTLAAALARAVGVDFEVPDGGETIPLAGFAVVTAFFSVVGVVIAAAFRRWSNHPAKRFVSTTVSLTAISLVPPLLVGADGATTAALVVLHLVPATLMIPALARTLRTRIG; encoded by the coding sequence ATGAACAGCATGAACGACATCGGGGTCGGGGTCGGCCACGCACACGGACTCCGGCGGCTCGCCGGCGCCGGCTTGCTCGCCACGCTCGCAGCGGTCGTCGCCACGACTCTCGCCGCCGCGCTCGCCCGGGCCGTCGGCGTCGACTTCGAGGTTCCTGACGGTGGCGAGACGATCCCGTTGGCCGGGTTCGCAGTGGTGACCGCCTTCTTCTCGGTAGTGGGAGTCGTCATCGCGGCCGCTTTTCGTCGCTGGAGCAATCACCCCGCAAAGCGGTTCGTATCGACGACGGTCTCGCTGACCGCGATCTCGTTGGTACCGCCTCTCCTCGTGGGGGCGGACGGCGCCACCACCGCCGCCCTCGTCGTGCTCCACCTCGTCCCGGCGACGTTGATGATTCCCGCCCTGGCCCGGACACTGCGCACCCGGATCGGTTGA
- a CDS encoding M1 family metallopeptidase, giving the protein MHTRTAIAVATLLAFLSGCTSGSSTPDTAASPAPATSSGGLTGEYASYAAGLSRPVVDSQYPQHGTDAVDVLHYGLELAWSPTARVLTGTATLHIRPTRDAASVSLDFKPYTITSLTVGGQPATGAVTKEKLVVQTPVKADVPFTLVVGYQGKPSTTPWPTTTRGDNHPLGLTVSADGGLWTMQEPFGAFTWYPANDHPSDEALYDIAVTAPPGWSAIASGTPQGQQGDTFRYRSTVPVASYLTTLAVGKYEKATGTGPHGLPITYWYHADEASYLPMMQKTAEHLQWLEKHFGPYPFDSAGVVMVESPSAMETQQMVTMGERFGQMGPRSFDGTLLHEWAHHWFGDAVTPADWSDFWLNEGWALYAQRLYEAETYPGEMSPAERIAQNRELDGTYRKQYGPPGKPNAAEFGNTCMYTCVAGMLRQLHQALGDDRFFALARGWVQDNLHTQQNRASFTAYVNRKTGHDFTALLDAWLDSPTTPAETGPLPS; this is encoded by the coding sequence TTGCACACCCGAACAGCCATCGCTGTAGCCACCCTGCTCGCCTTCCTGAGCGGCTGCACGAGCGGATCATCCACACCCGACACTGCCGCCTCGCCCGCCCCGGCCACGTCCTCCGGCGGCCTGACGGGGGAGTACGCGTCCTATGCGGCGGGCCTGTCCCGACCGGTCGTCGACTCCCAGTACCCCCAGCACGGCACCGACGCCGTCGACGTGCTGCACTACGGCCTGGAACTGGCCTGGTCGCCCACCGCGCGAGTGCTCACCGGCACGGCGACCCTGCACATCCGGCCGACCCGGGACGCGGCGTCGGTCAGCCTCGATTTCAAGCCGTACACGATCACGAGCCTGACCGTCGGCGGACAGCCCGCCACCGGCGCGGTGACGAAGGAGAAACTGGTCGTCCAGACGCCCGTCAAGGCCGACGTCCCGTTCACTCTCGTCGTCGGCTACCAGGGCAAACCGAGCACCACCCCCTGGCCGACCACGACCCGCGGTGACAACCACCCGCTCGGCCTGACCGTCTCCGCCGACGGCGGCCTGTGGACCATGCAGGAACCGTTCGGCGCGTTCACCTGGTACCCGGCCAACGACCACCCGTCCGACGAGGCCCTGTACGACATCGCGGTGACCGCGCCCCCGGGCTGGTCGGCGATCGCCTCCGGCACCCCGCAGGGGCAGCAGGGCGACACCTTCCGCTACCGCAGCACGGTCCCGGTCGCCTCATACCTGACGACCCTGGCGGTCGGCAAATACGAGAAGGCCACCGGCACCGGCCCGCACGGGCTGCCCATCACCTACTGGTACCACGCCGACGAGGCGTCGTACCTGCCGATGATGCAGAAGACCGCCGAGCACCTGCAGTGGCTGGAGAAGCACTTCGGCCCCTACCCGTTCGACTCGGCGGGCGTCGTCATGGTCGAATCGCCCTCGGCCATGGAGACCCAGCAGATGGTCACCATGGGCGAGCGGTTCGGGCAGATGGGGCCCCGGTCATTCGACGGCACGCTCCTGCACGAGTGGGCCCACCACTGGTTCGGCGACGCCGTCACCCCCGCCGACTGGAGCGACTTCTGGCTCAACGAAGGCTGGGCCCTGTACGCCCAGCGGCTGTACGAGGCCGAAACCTACCCGGGCGAGATGAGCCCGGCGGAGCGGATCGCGCAGAACCGCGAGCTCGACGGCACCTACCGCAAGCAGTACGGCCCGCCCGGCAAGCCCAACGCCGCCGAGTTCGGCAACACCTGCATGTACACGTGCGTCGCCGGCATGCTGCGCCAGCTGCACCAGGCCCTGGGTGACGACCGCTTCTTCGCCCTGGCCCGCGGGTGGGTCCAGGACAACCTGCACACCCAGCAGAACCGCGCCTCGTTCACCGCGTACGTCAACCGCAAGACCGGGCACGACTTCACGGCTCTGCTCGACGCATGGCTCGACTCGCCGACCACGCCTGCGGAGACCGGCCCGCTGCCGAGCTGA